In Chloroherpetonaceae bacterium, one genomic interval encodes:
- a CDS encoding 50S ribosomal protein L25/general stress protein Ctc, whose amino-acid sequence MQTITLEAETRSVSTKGTLKALRRKGMVPAVLYHKGEEAIPLAVKESELRKLVYTTESHLVNLRFSDGTEKQAIMKDRQFDPLTDRIVHADFQLLKADEMVETEVPTLFKGTPAGVVKGGRVQVLLHKLTIRSLPADIPEHIEFDISHLEIGDTLHIEQANQIHASAKWKIVGDPSISIVSVVPPTRGEVITTTETAATEPEVIAKGKEKAEKAEKAEKK is encoded by the coding sequence ATGCAAACGATTACTTTGGAAGCTGAAACGCGCAGCGTGTCGACAAAAGGCACTCTTAAAGCCTTGCGCCGCAAAGGAATGGTGCCTGCCGTGCTCTATCACAAAGGCGAAGAAGCCATTCCACTGGCTGTGAAGGAGTCAGAGCTACGAAAGCTGGTCTACACGACTGAATCACACCTTGTGAACCTGAGGTTCAGCGATGGCACAGAAAAGCAAGCGATTATGAAAGACCGTCAGTTTGACCCGCTCACTGACCGAATCGTGCATGCGGACTTCCAGCTCCTCAAAGCTGATGAAATGGTGGAGACGGAAGTGCCCACACTCTTTAAGGGCACGCCAGCCGGAGTGGTCAAAGGCGGTCGCGTGCAAGTGCTTTTGCACAAACTGACTATTCGCTCGCTGCCCGCTGACATTCCTGAACACATTGAGTTTGACATCTCTCACTTGGAAATCGGTGACACGCTTCACATTGAGCAAGCCAACCAAATCCATGCTTCAGCAAAGTGGAAAATTGTGGGCGACCCATCGATTTCAATTGTCTCAGTGGTGCCGCCTACGAGGGGCGAGGTCATCACCACAACTGAAACGGCTGCTACAGAGCCAGAAGTCATCGCAAAAGGCAAAGAGAAAGCTGAAAAAGCAGAGAAGGCTGAAAAGAAATAG
- a CDS encoding ribose-phosphate pyrophosphokinase, whose translation MFKTIKIYAGRSNRPLAEKIANQLSLPLCKAEIKSFSDGEISVHYNESIRGSDLFIIQSTNSPAENLLELLILIDAAKRASASRVTAVIPYYGYARQDRKDQPRVSITAKLVANLITTAGADRMLTMDLHAPQIQGFFDIPFDHLYSAGILINHIRKMELDNLVVASPDVGGVKLARTYAKRLGADLAICDKRRPRANEAEVMNIIGDVKGKNVLLVDDMIDTGGTIVSAANAMKKSGANRIFAACTHPILSGPAVERIENSDIEKVIATDSVLTNHAPLSKLEIVTVSGLFAEAIKRIYDDSSISSLFDED comes from the coding sequence ATGTTCAAGACCATTAAAATTTACGCTGGTCGTAGCAACCGTCCGCTTGCCGAAAAAATTGCGAATCAGTTGTCGCTGCCTTTGTGCAAGGCAGAAATTAAGAGCTTTTCTGATGGTGAAATTTCGGTGCACTACAATGAATCCATTCGTGGCAGCGATTTGTTCATTATTCAGTCGACCAATTCGCCAGCGGAAAATTTGCTCGAGCTTCTGATTTTGATCGATGCAGCCAAGCGTGCTTCAGCCAGTCGCGTTACGGCGGTGATTCCATACTACGGCTATGCACGGCAAGATAGAAAAGATCAGCCTCGTGTTTCCATTACGGCCAAGCTTGTTGCCAATCTTATCACGACAGCTGGCGCAGACCGAATGCTAACGATGGATTTGCACGCTCCTCAAATTCAAGGCTTCTTTGACATTCCCTTTGACCATCTTTACTCGGCGGGCATTCTTATCAACCATATCCGCAAGATGGAACTCGATAATCTTGTGGTGGCCTCGCCTGATGTCGGGGGTGTCAAGCTCGCACGCACCTATGCCAAGCGCTTGGGAGCTGACCTTGCGATTTGCGATAAGCGTCGCCCACGTGCTAATGAAGCCGAAGTGATGAACATCATCGGCGATGTGAAAGGCAAGAATGTGCTTCTGGTCGATGATATGATTGACACGGGCGGCACTATTGTCAGCGCCGCCAACGCAATGAAAAAAAGCGGCGCCAATCGAATTTTTGCCGCTTGCACGCACCCGATTCTCTCTGGCCCTGCCGTCGAGCGCATTGAGAACTCAGATATTGAGAAAGTGATTGCTACGGACTCGGTGCTAACCAACCATGCACCACTCTCAAAGCTGGAGATTGTCACCGTCAGCGGCTTATTTGCCGAAGCCATCAAGCGTATCTACGACGACAGTTCTATCAGCTCTCTTTTTGACGAAGACTAA